A stretch of DNA from Penaeus chinensis breed Huanghai No. 1 chromosome 1, ASM1920278v2, whole genome shotgun sequence:
TGGAAAGGGGTTGGTGCGCCTCCACAAAGGTCCCGGGGAActaagagggggcgggaggggggcgtggaagagagggaaaagttaTAACTCAAGAAGCGCCAAGATAGAGCTAGCAGGACGTGAAGCAAGGGCGTCTTCAAATCCAGTTACGCAACAATTTTTCGCTTgtcatttctgatatatatatatatatattatacatatatatacatacattatacatatatatacatacattttacatacatatacatacattatacatacatatatatatatatatatatatatatatatatatatatatatatatatatatatatgcttatcacaggaggccaAGGAGCAACATAGTTGCCCACCTTCGAGATAGAAGATGGGCTCGTGTCCTCACCTGGCCCGTGTTACCGTgttgcctcccccttccctttttttcatactccctcctctccctttcatcttcaaacctggagatggaatccaggagaatttcgaacctgttgtctcactttcagtaaatctggGTTGTGCATTGTCGGTTCttctaccatagtttcaacatggtaaagtgttttaccattcataatatgtgtatgtgtgtatgtatatatatatatatataaatttatatttatatatatacatatatacatacatacatgtatatatgtatatatgtatatatgtatgtatgtatatatgtatatatataaatataaatttatatatatatatatacatatatatatatatatatatatattatacacacacacgtaaaaacacatatatgtttgtatgtgcacatgtgtgtaaatatatgtatacatacatatgagagtgagagagagaggtggagggagggggagggggagagagagagagagagagagagagagagagagagagagagagagagagagagagagagagagagagagagagagtgagagggggagggggagggagggagggagggagggagggagggagggagggagggagggagggagagagggagagagggagagagggagagagggagagagggagagagggagagagggagagagagagagagggagagagagagagagagagagagagagagagagagagagagagagagagagagagagagagagagggggggagggaggggagggagggagggagggagggagagagagagagagagagagagagagagagagagagagagagagagagagagagagagagagagagagagagagagagagagagagagagagagagtgagaagggggggagagagagagagagagagagagagagggggagggagggagggagggagggagggagggagggagggagggagggagggagggagggagggagggagggagggagggagggagggagggagggagggagggagggagggagagagagggagagggagagagagagagattgagaggaggagggagggagagagagaaacagatacttGTACTTGAGCTGTTGTTGTATTATAGTGTCATGTAACATTGTTTAGGTCAAATCAGCAAAAAAGTAAAACGTTTGTAATATATTTAATGCAAAATAGTTTAtggtacaaaaaataataaaaccacaaTGGGTTTTATCAACAATTCTGTCATGCCAATGAAGTAAATACAATTTCTTAAATCAATGCAGTCAACTAAATCCAAACAACGACTTTATACAATCTTCTGAAAGCAAACTTAGCAATATAATAATCAGATGCAGGAGGTTCACGTTTAAGTCAAGAGATATTTTAATTCTGATAAACAATATTAGCCATAAAATAAGATAACTGCATGTTATGATACAGATATCTGCCAGTATATATTCAATGCTCTAaaaatctctcttttcttaaCCTCCTTTCCAATATTATCAGATATAAGTGACAATAGATTACAGGCCTAAAATGCCATACACTTTGTAAattacaagagaaaataaaatcaaatacaattGAGAAACTCTAATAAtaacctctatctctctataaagCTCTCAACTCCACTATTAGCTAAATACCATCAACGACATGCGTGAGCTGTGATACTATGTGTGAAAATTCGTTCTCAAGGTCCATGAGCAAGCCTGTGTTTGCTGTACTTGTCCCTATAACAGTTACCACAAGCGGCAGTTTATTGAAGTGCACTACCTGAAACAATAGAAAGTCAAAATAAAATTTCATGcataaaagtaaacacacacattcatggtataaaatgataatgcttcAGAGGTCTGGAGATACAGTATAAGTTTATATAGCTATATTATGATCGCTGATCTAAAATAACTGTAAATATTAAACCCACAGACAAAATGACTCCTAAATAAATCTTCAACTTTGCCATAGTATTCATTTTAAGCAAATGCAATCTACTGGAATATGTCATTGTGTTGAGAAAGAATatgaagcaacaataacaaaatgacagtcagtttttttactttccttcgagGAGAAAATGAAGTATTTAAAGCCATTAAACTCACTCAAGTTCAAATTTCTTTAAGCAACTCTTAAACGGGgatggcatgtatatacatgccatgctcactgtgagtttaatttattaattgtttttacacaagtgagccaattatgagtttACCTGTctccctgtttatccttttccttgatttctgaAAAGCttttctggtatctaatattgctgttagtaatgtcaataacactataataattataatgtcttcaataaaaataacagcatcgatattgacaacattagtaaaaaaagaaaaaaaaagtgttttccccacaaattcaaggaaaggtgaaatcaagtgagGTTACAAGGTCTAacaattgactcttttgtggctaagcactagcagaaatttcacaaaacaataccacAGTAACCATCACTGACATACACACTTTGCAATATCGTAAAGAGAAGCTGGgtatcaataacattatataaaaataaaaataaatgtttgtaAAACAAGACCAAAAAATGTCTTATCAAATGTCAAATGATTTCTGAAGATAATGATTTAAACAAATTAAACCTGATGATTGATATTAATTATTGACAATAATTTAGAGACAATTCAAACAGTATGCAATAACACAACATAAAAACCAATACAGGTTTTACTACTACAAAAATCATTCACTCACCTGGTAATTTCCATAAATACACACCATCTTGTTATTTTTGCCCATGCCAAGTTTTCCTGCTTGATCAGTTGCCATGCCAAAAGTGGAGAGATAGGCTGGCCGCATGCCCAAATCTGGGGCGTCATCTTTAAAAACTGAGGAGAAAGATAACAGTTACGTAACTGTTAAATCCTTTTGTACTTACAGATaatacataaaattaataaataaatatctaatatgtgtgtatgtatatctatatctatatctatatctacatctatagatagatagatagatagatagatagatagatagctcgatagatagatagatatatagatagatagagatagagatatatagaaatagtgataaatagaaataaagagatatagagatatagagatatagaaatatagatatagagatatagagatatagaaatatatatatagaaatatagaaatatacaaatacatagatatagagatagagagatagaaatatagatatatagaaatatagagatagaaatatagagatatagtgatatagatatatagagatatagaaatatagagatatacatttagagatagagatagagatatagaatatagagatatagagatagagatatagaaatatagatagagaaatagagaaatatagagatagagatatagatatatagaaatatagatatagagatagagacagagatatagagatatagaaatatagaaatatagagatacagagatggagatatagaaatatagaaatatagaaatatagaaataaagagatatagaaatatagaaatatagaaatatagagatagagatatagaaatatagagatatagagatagagatatagaaatatagaaatatagagatacagagatagagatagagaaatatagagatattgagatagagatatagagatatagaaatatagagatatagagatagagatagatataaagagatactgagatatagatatatatacatctatagatactgatatatagataaatgatttACATAgtcatacaatatatttatagactgtaggtataaatataggcaaatattcatatatagggagatacactgatagacagatttataaacAGATGTATAACAAACCTTTTAACAACTGCACACCATCTCGATCGGTTATCACAATACCAAGAAGGTTGTCTGTCCTGGAATGGCAGTAATACATTTTAATATTGCTTTATTTCAATGTCTTGCATTTTTTAACTATCTGCTCATTCAAACCATAAAACAAAATTCATCCATCCTaccaaaaatataaaattgaTATACATGTAACCAGATGCATTATTTATCagaaagaaatacatagaaaTTACAAACCTGTGCAACAGCTCCACAAGGAATTTTCTCATATcctgaaaattaagaaaataagtatTAACCATACACTTACTGAAACAATGAATTATCATGAAAATtcaattaaattttatatttcaGCCCAAGATAAAACTAAAATATTAAGACTAGACTATATCTTAGATACGACACTGATACTTATCATTAAAACTGATCTGGTATTCATATCTACTACAGGTACTTGTACATTTGTATCACCATTCAAACAAACTTAGATCATCattggaaaaccaaacatatctGGGGGATACATAACATTTAATATctcaataaaaaattataaatataaacaaaaatcacacAAATGAAAAGTATGTTCATGAGGGctgggcctacaagccacacacccaggaGAGTCACCACAATATCCCTACAGATGTATCTAAATGTCTCCCACATTTTTCAGACGAGAGAAAGCTTGGACTGGATCATTATTTGATCTGCTAGGGAAATTAAACTAGCTCTATTTTGCCAGAATAGGAAGGTTTGCTGGCCTTTGCTGGAGCTTGGTGCATGGATGCCACAGCATTGCTGGACTTGGCTACTTAAGCACAGGTGGGAAgatttttaatattactgttttatgttttcttcatAGATATTACCTTAGTTTTCAAATATTTTCATGTGCTTCTATTCTGAACAATCAATGAAACAAAGACTATGCTGAACCTTTTTTTAGTCAATCTGAGGTGCTATCTCAATTAACATTTTCTGCA
This window harbors:
- the LOC125025721 gene encoding ragulator complex protein LAMTOR3-like isoform X1 yields the protein MVEDMRKFLVELLHRTDNLLGIVITDRDGVQLLKVFKDDAPDLGMRPAYLSTFGMATDQAGKLGMGKNNKMVCIYGNYQVVHFNKLPLVVTVIGTSTANTGLLMDLENEFSHIVSQLTHVVDGI
- the LOC125025721 gene encoding ragulator complex protein LAMTOR3-like isoform X2, with the translated sequence MTKDMRKFLVELLHRTDNLLGIVITDRDGVQLLKVFKDDAPDLGMRPAYLSTFGMATDQAGKLGMGKNNKMVCIYGNYQVVHFNKLPLVVTVIGTSTANTGLLMDLENEFSHIVSQLTHVVDGI